The nucleotide sequence tgttttacagaaaagaacaaagaaaattacagaaaagtaaaaaaatttttacttttctgtaacaaGCCGTAAGAGTTACGGACAATCATAAACGCACCTTAAAATTATTATCACGTATCGGAggtttgttgttcaccttttcaTGCCTTTTCGATTTCACCGCTAGAGTTCAGCCACTCCGCGTTCTACGGTTCGAATATTCCTATTCTTGATTCAATTTCCACTTCATACCAGGCAACGTAAAACTACGGTGGCACAACATCACACGACCTTCATCTCTTTGATCTCTGCATTTCGCCGACAGTCGCATACAATTCGCGTGATAATggaagtaaataaaaaatattaagaaaaattatctttcaaaattacagtaattgatttttattcaacgaAAACACGAAAGTTTAATACTTCAACATCATTTCAACTCTAAAACGTGTGTTATTCGTGTACTTCAACGAAAGGTAACAAGGAATAGAAAACACCGTAACTAACTGTGTTGCTTTTGCGCATGATTATACTTCAGTAGTGTTTAATTCTTAATATGGCCTTAAAATTTACTGGAACAAGAACGCGCTCAGCTGGTATATTCGATGCGATTAGAAAACAATTGAAATCGTTAACTCTAGAACCAgcaaaaaaagtaacatttcaATTCGACCCTTTCGAACAGAATGCAACTTCTATGAGGTAAGCAATAGAGTATTTCCTCTAACTTGAACCAAAACGCTGATAACATTTTCTCTAAAGCAGCCTAATCTCATCCTAATACTTTGATAATCAGTATTCCAATCTATATGTACGCTTACCGCATTGTCCGCagccataatttttcatcaatgtgTCCGGCATAAGCGGCGTGACAATTCCATTATGTCGTGCAGCAGCAACAGCCATGATTCTGTAACAACACAATTCGATTTACATTAATAACCTTTTATTTTACAGGCATTTTTTATACGTTATCAGCGGTCCAACAGCTCTTAGAACGAATCCTAGTTGCAAAATAAAAACCGAAATAGTTTGTGATAGAAGAGAACCAACGATCGATGTAGCTTTgagtaagtaattgaaaaacacTTCTCTGTCTTCGTATATTCTACAAGTATCTAAAATCCGTTTGCATTTTCACAGGTAATGGAGAATCTGTACTGTTCAAATGCAGACATCTAGATCATTTGGATATGATAACATTATTCAACAAATACGTATCAGCGTTAGCTCCTAAAAAAGTAGAAGTCGTTACTTCGGCAATTCAAAGTAAAATCGCtagaaaagtgttgaaaaagtagtaattttaGCAGAATGCCTCATAACAAAGACTATAATCTGAAGCTGGTGAGGAAACTGTACAGCTACGTGCCAGCTTTTACTGACGTATTTGATGAAGAATCGTGGTACATTTTCATATCGGCCTTTGTAGGCGTTACAGTTATCGTTTTCGTTTTATTAGC is from Planococcus citri chromosome 1, ihPlaCitr1.1, whole genome shotgun sequence and encodes:
- the mRpL53 gene encoding uncharacterized protein mRpL53, with the protein product MALKFTGTRTRSAGIFDAIRKQLKSLTLEPAKKVTFQFDPFEQNATSMRHFLYVISGPTALRTNPSCKIKTEIVCDRREPTIDVALSNGESVLFKCRHLDHLDMITLFNKYVSALAPKKVEVVTSAIQSKIARKVLKK
- the LOC135832946 gene encoding uncharacterized protein LOC135832946, whose product is MPHNKDYNLKLVRKLYSYVPAFTDVFDEESWYIFISAFVGVTVIVFVLLAKFVKLKPVDW